The segment TCAAGTTCCAAAAACCTATTAAATTCTGGACTATCTATATCTAAAACTCCAAAGACCTCATCATTAACTATAATTGGTATTACTATCTCAGAATTAGAAGCACTATCACAGGCAATATGACCTTCAAATTCGTGAACATTTTCTACTCTTATTACTCTTCTTTCCTTTACTGCAGTGCCACAAACCCCACATCCATATTTTATTCTGTTACATGCAGGTCTACCTTGAAAAGGTCCTAAAACCAATTCTCTATTTTTCATAAGGTAAAAACCAACCCAATTTATTCTATCAAATGCTACATTTACAATAGCTGATGCATTTGATAAATTTGCAAGTAAATCCTCCTCTGAGCTTAACTGTGCAGTTAAAAGCATATTCATATACCTGTATTTATCCTCTGTATTCATCTTTTCAATTGCATCAAGTTTAAAAGCCATAATTATTACCCTCCCTCTAAAAATATATACAAAATTCTCATTTATAAACCTGAAATTTATAAATGAGAATTAAATATTACACTGCTTTTTTAATGTCTTCAAAGTCCTTTTTCTCTTTATTCTTTTTTTCATATAAAAATAAACTGGTATACCCATAACCATAAGTAAAAGCCCATATAAGCATACTTCAAGACCTGAACCTATAGTTGCCCAAATTGAATAAATAATACCAAGTA is part of the Haloimpatiens sp. FM7315 genome and harbors:
- a CDS encoding GAF domain-containing protein, whose amino-acid sequence is MAFKLDAIEKMNTEDKYRYMNMLLTAQLSSEEDLLANLSNASAIVNVAFDRINWVGFYLMKNRELVLGPFQGRPACNRIKYGCGVCGTAVKERRVIRVENVHEFEGHIACDSASNSEIVIPIIVNDEVFGVLDIDSPEFNRFLELEEGYLIKFVDKLKESIIVNSLK